In a genomic window of Halobiforma lacisalsi AJ5:
- a CDS encoding urease subunit gamma: MGMNLSPKEMERLTVFMAAELARRRKDRGVKLNHPETVAYISDWACEAAREGKSVSRIRSEATQLLTREDVMEGVPELVDMIQVEPVFPDGTKLVTIHDPIRADDPEQLETVDPAPDADLETEGSR, from the coding sequence ATGGGCATGAACCTCTCTCCGAAGGAGATGGAGCGACTCACGGTATTCATGGCGGCCGAACTCGCCCGCCGGCGGAAGGACCGCGGGGTGAAGCTCAACCACCCCGAGACGGTCGCGTACATCTCCGACTGGGCCTGCGAGGCCGCCCGCGAGGGGAAGTCCGTCTCGCGGATCCGCTCGGAGGCGACCCAACTGCTCACCCGCGAGGACGTCATGGAGGGCGTCCCGGAACTGGTCGACATGATACAGGTCGAGCCCGTCTTCCCGGACGGGACGAAGCTCGTCACCATCCACGACCCGATCCGGGCCGACGACCCGGAGCAACTCGAGACGGTCGATCCGGCGCCGGACGCGGACCTCGAGACGGAGGGGAGCCGCTGA
- a CDS encoding urease accessory protein UreD, producing the protein MSADSRPAAAVRPPIPPAFETYADEPLAQAPAAGPGKNGLLEATFARRGDGPTRLVRDRVEVPYHLTGTLETDPAPGLTTLVAQEPTGGVAQGDRHRIALDARADARAHVTTQSATKVHSMTDNYAHLDAALRVESGGYLEYLPGATIVNEGARCLQTVTVDLAEDARAVVADVLVPDGLSDHEPFSFDHYHARLEAERDGQLVCADAVDLRPDERDPRDPASVGEDGVVGSLYVFAPPSSVDGLLADVRDRLPDRDRDAVEAGVSTLPRESGVIVRLLGRREADVTETLRAAWDAARRTLLGVGVPADRRY; encoded by the coding sequence ATGAGCGCCGATTCGCGTCCTGCGGCGGCCGTCCGCCCGCCGATCCCGCCCGCATTCGAGACCTACGCGGACGAACCGCTCGCGCAGGCTCCCGCCGCCGGCCCCGGAAAGAACGGCTTGCTCGAGGCGACCTTCGCCCGTCGCGGGGATGGCCCGACCCGCCTCGTCCGGGATCGGGTCGAAGTCCCGTACCACCTGACGGGCACCCTCGAGACCGACCCCGCGCCGGGACTGACGACCCTGGTCGCCCAGGAGCCGACCGGCGGCGTCGCCCAGGGGGATCGCCACCGGATCGCGCTGGATGCTCGAGCCGACGCCCGCGCTCACGTGACGACCCAGAGCGCGACGAAGGTCCACAGCATGACCGACAACTACGCCCACCTCGACGCCGCCCTGCGGGTCGAGTCCGGCGGCTACCTCGAGTACCTCCCCGGAGCGACGATCGTCAACGAGGGCGCACGCTGTCTCCAGACCGTGACGGTCGACCTCGCCGAGGACGCTCGCGCCGTCGTCGCCGACGTCCTCGTCCCGGACGGGTTGAGCGATCACGAACCGTTCAGTTTCGATCACTACCACGCGCGCCTCGAGGCCGAGCGCGACGGGCAACTGGTCTGTGCCGACGCCGTCGACCTCCGCCCCGACGAGCGCGACCCGCGAGACCCCGCCAGCGTCGGCGAGGACGGCGTCGTCGGCTCGCTGTACGTCTTCGCGCCTCCCTCGAGCGTCGACGGGCTCCTCGCGGACGTCCGCGACCGGCTCCCGGATCGCGACCGCGACGCCGTGGAGGCCGGCGTCTCGACGCTCCCCCGCGAGTCCGGGGTGATCGTCCGGCTGCTCGGCCGCCGCGAGGCGGACGTGACCGAAACGCTGCGGGCCGCGTGGGACGCCGCGCGGCGAACCCTGCTGGGGGTCGGCGTACCCGCCGACCGGCGATACTGA
- the ureG gene encoding urease accessory protein UreG, whose protein sequence is MGYRDVAKVGLGGPVGSGKTALVERLVPELVARDYDVGVIANDIMTQEDADVFRESFADLLPADLVAGVETGACPHTGIREDPSMNLAKIDEFTERHPDLDVVLVESGGDNLAATFNPELADYFLFVISVAEGEDIPRKRGPGVTQADLLVVNKTDLAPHVDADLEVIEDDAAAVRGNDPFVFTNCKDGTGVDSVLEHVEREVLFA, encoded by the coding sequence ATGGGGTACCGAGACGTCGCCAAGGTCGGGCTCGGCGGTCCCGTCGGCTCCGGGAAGACGGCGCTCGTCGAACGGCTCGTCCCCGAACTCGTCGCCCGCGATTACGACGTCGGCGTCATCGCCAACGACATCATGACTCAGGAGGACGCCGACGTCTTCCGGGAGTCGTTCGCGGACCTGCTGCCCGCCGACCTCGTCGCGGGCGTCGAGACGGGCGCGTGTCCGCACACCGGCATCCGGGAGGACCCCTCGATGAACCTCGCGAAGATCGACGAGTTCACCGAGCGCCACCCGGACCTCGACGTCGTCCTCGTCGAGAGCGGCGGCGACAACCTCGCCGCGACGTTCAACCCCGAACTCGCGGACTACTTCCTGTTCGTCATCTCGGTCGCGGAGGGCGAGGACATCCCCCGCAAGCGAGGGCCCGGTGTCACCCAGGCCGATCTGCTCGTGGTCAACAAGACCGACCTCGCGCCCCACGTGGACGCCGACCTCGAGGTGATCGAGGACGACGCGGCGGCCGTTCGAGGAAACGACCCGTTCGTCTTCACGAACTGCAAGGACGGCACGGGCGTCGACAGCGTCCTCGAGCACGTCGAACGCGAGGTGCTGTTCGCATGA
- a CDS encoding urease accessory protein UreF: MTTTPDPDASAFLTALRLSDSFLPVGGYTASYGLEQYVNEGRIEDGDDLRELLAAYLRRIVGPCETVALANAHAASAAGDLEALLAVDERLHAVTMPREFRESSTKAGAKLCELLVGDTTDGAGNGDLENAVADAVATDATPGHYPVVYGVVAQRRGLSRREACLSHAYSFVTGLLGAAQRLGRFGHTEIQAVLEALEPIIAEVCTRHVDDEPAAMASFAPLAEIMGMRHERAGRRLFMS; the protein is encoded by the coding sequence ATGACCACGACCCCTGATCCCGACGCGAGCGCGTTCCTGACCGCGCTCCGCCTCTCGGACTCGTTCCTGCCGGTCGGCGGGTACACCGCCTCCTACGGCCTCGAGCAGTACGTCAACGAGGGCCGGATCGAAGACGGCGACGACCTCCGGGAACTGCTCGCGGCCTACCTCCGGCGGATCGTCGGTCCCTGTGAGACCGTCGCGCTGGCGAACGCACACGCGGCGAGCGCCGCTGGCGATCTCGAGGCCCTGCTCGCGGTCGACGAACGGCTCCACGCGGTGACGATGCCCCGGGAGTTCCGCGAGAGTTCGACGAAAGCGGGGGCAAAACTCTGCGAGTTACTGGTGGGCGACACGACCGACGGGGCCGGGAACGGCGACCTCGAGAACGCGGTCGCCGACGCGGTCGCGACCGACGCCACGCCCGGTCACTACCCGGTCGTCTACGGCGTCGTCGCACAGCGACGAGGGCTCTCGCGGCGCGAGGCGTGTCTCTCCCACGCCTACTCGTTCGTCACGGGATTGCTCGGCGCGGCCCAGCGACTCGGGCGGTTCGGCCACACGGAGATCCAGGCCGTGCTCGAGGCGCTCGAGCCGATCATCGCCGAGGTGTGTACGCGCCACGTCGACGACGAACCGGCCGCGATGGCCTCGTTCGCGCCGCTCGCGGAGATCATGGGCATGCGACACGAACGGGCGGGCCGGCGGCTGTTCATGAGTTGA
- a CDS encoding cupredoxin domain-containing protein, whose translation MTDDNESNHGVARRTLLAAGGTATIGALAGRAGARLDEHETDAGGDSDGDGTDEPSREVTVRQEPGNAFYWVLPGERRLSPQVFGTPENPRRGSALLESRIEQAKGFPEPLDEAIPQLLEDLPPLVAAPEAGREPIEDGESDGIAQERFTEPTLYSDDAEVTSGSFEISYQDHQPYDLPGAPGDTTDSIELDAQFTDPAGNEYELEHDHVVQPPIPGYETGGGVLTGSWLHGITGTGSPLLTETYTYGGSWGVGDVRINGELATEDGFRVIHFMTTQTVRDERYRMALDEEMPLAPDETIAGQIHHTHGVVLPIRPTPDGPVYDPVPTAMELPSGETQPFIHAMWEQEELVEGPFADWEFPDQPAEAEPDDQDTADDSGPDFRFLGDASAWQGEAPDGIAGEENPTLSLEAGAEYELVWENADGLQHNFAIEDEDGSDLQASELLGEEGATQTVTFTATAEMSEYYCQVHPGSMRGSIEVEG comes from the coding sequence AGCCAGGCTAGACGAGCACGAGACCGACGCCGGCGGCGATAGCGACGGCGATGGGACCGATGAACCGAGCCGGGAAGTCACGGTACGGCAGGAGCCGGGAAACGCCTTCTACTGGGTGTTACCCGGCGAACGACGACTGAGTCCGCAGGTTTTCGGCACGCCAGAGAATCCACGGCGCGGGAGTGCCCTGCTCGAGTCACGGATCGAACAGGCAAAGGGGTTTCCCGAACCGCTCGACGAAGCGATCCCGCAGTTGCTCGAGGACCTCCCGCCGCTCGTGGCCGCACCGGAAGCGGGCCGGGAACCGATCGAAGACGGGGAATCGGACGGGATCGCCCAGGAGCGATTCACCGAGCCGACGCTGTACAGCGACGATGCCGAGGTGACCAGCGGCTCGTTCGAGATTTCGTATCAGGATCACCAGCCCTACGATCTTCCGGGGGCACCGGGTGACACGACCGATTCGATCGAACTCGACGCACAGTTCACCGACCCGGCTGGCAACGAGTACGAACTCGAACACGACCACGTCGTGCAACCACCGATCCCCGGCTACGAGACCGGCGGCGGCGTCCTGACGGGGAGTTGGCTCCACGGGATCACGGGGACGGGTTCGCCGCTGTTGACGGAAACGTACACCTACGGTGGGTCGTGGGGCGTCGGCGACGTCCGTATCAACGGCGAGTTGGCGACCGAAGACGGGTTCCGCGTCATCCACTTCATGACGACCCAGACCGTTCGAGACGAACGGTACCGAATGGCGCTCGACGAGGAGATGCCGCTCGCCCCCGACGAGACGATCGCGGGACAGATCCACCACACCCACGGCGTCGTCCTGCCGATCAGGCCGACGCCCGACGGGCCCGTGTACGACCCGGTCCCAACCGCGATGGAACTGCCCAGCGGCGAGACCCAGCCGTTCATCCACGCGATGTGGGAACAGGAGGAACTCGTCGAGGGACCGTTCGCCGACTGGGAGTTTCCCGATCAGCCCGCCGAGGCCGAGCCGGACGATCAGGATACGGCCGACGATTCGGGACCCGACTTCCGGTTCCTCGGCGACGCGTCGGCCTGGCAGGGCGAAGCGCCCGACGGTATCGCGGGCGAAGAGAACCCGACGCTCAGCCTCGAGGCGGGGGCCGAGTACGAACTGGTGTGGGAAAACGCCGACGGCCTCCAGCACAACTTCGCGATCGAAGACGAGGACGGGTCGGACCTGCAGGCGTCGGAGTTGCTAGGCGAGGAAGGGGCGACCCAGACGGTCACGTTCACGGCGACGGCGGAGATGTCGGAGTACTACTGTCAGGTCCACCCCGGGAGTATGCGCGGGTCGATCGAAGTCGAGGGCTGA
- a CDS encoding urease subunit beta → MTNLVPGELDPAGDPVRINEGRPTATVTVENIGDRPVQVGSHFHFFEVNPGLEFDRESAYGMRLDVPAGTAVRFEPGVERDVDLVAIGGDRIVRGMAGLVEGELDDDAVKERALERARERGYIAESEPDTSGGDRP, encoded by the coding sequence ATGACGAACCTCGTGCCGGGAGAACTTGACCCCGCAGGCGACCCGGTCCGGATCAACGAGGGGCGACCGACGGCGACCGTCACCGTCGAGAACATCGGCGATCGACCGGTCCAGGTCGGCTCGCACTTTCACTTCTTCGAGGTCAACCCCGGCCTCGAGTTCGACCGCGAGTCGGCCTACGGGATGCGACTGGACGTTCCCGCCGGAACGGCGGTCCGGTTCGAACCCGGCGTCGAACGCGACGTCGACCTCGTCGCGATCGGCGGCGACCGTATCGTCCGCGGGATGGCCGGCCTCGTCGAGGGCGAACTCGACGACGACGCCGTGAAAGAGCGAGCGCTGGAACGGGCTCGAGAACGGGGCTACATCGCGGAGTCGGAGCCTGATACGAGCGGAGGCGACCGTCCGTGA
- the ureC gene encoding urease subunit alpha encodes MSRDLPRSEYTDLFGATEGDRLRLGDTDLFARIESDHAVPGEEAVFGGGKTMRDGMGMQSGVTQAEGALDWAVTNAVIVDPVLGVRKGDIGVRNGEIAGIGKAGNPDTMDGVDMVIGPSTDTIPGDGLIATPGALDIHVHFNSPQLVDHALGSGVTTMLGGGFGGGATTCTPGPENVKRFLQAAEAWPVNVGLYGKGNSSRPAALREQIEAGACGMKLHEDWGSTPAAIDTCLEVADEEDVQVCIHTDTLNESGFVEHTFDAIDGRAIHTFHIEGAGGGHAPDVLELIGHEHMLPSSTNPSMPYTENTFDEHLDMVMVCHHLNPDVPEDVAFAESRIRAETIGAEDVLHDTGAISMMTSDSQAMGRMAEVISRTWQTAHKMKNQRGPLPADEGTNADNARIERYVAKYTINPAITAGIDDYVGSLEPGKLADIVLWEPGFFGIKPEVVLKGGFPVWSQMGEANGSLMTCEPVIGRERAGAQGRARHGLSVTFVSEAASENDVGEAYGLETPVRPVSDTREVRKSDMLHNDHCPDDIEIDAQTFEVKVDGEHVTCDPAEEVPLAQRYLL; translated from the coding sequence GTGAGCCGCGACCTCCCCCGGTCGGAGTACACCGACCTGTTCGGGGCTACCGAGGGCGACCGGCTACGGCTCGGCGATACGGACCTGTTCGCGAGGATCGAAAGCGACCACGCCGTCCCGGGCGAGGAGGCCGTCTTCGGCGGCGGGAAGACGATGCGGGACGGGATGGGAATGCAGTCCGGCGTTACGCAGGCCGAGGGAGCCCTCGACTGGGCCGTGACGAACGCCGTGATCGTCGACCCCGTCCTCGGCGTCCGCAAGGGCGACATCGGCGTCCGAAACGGGGAGATCGCCGGCATCGGGAAGGCCGGCAACCCCGATACCATGGACGGCGTCGATATGGTGATCGGCCCGAGCACGGACACGATCCCCGGCGACGGGCTGATCGCGACGCCCGGCGCGCTCGACATTCACGTCCACTTCAACAGCCCGCAACTCGTCGATCACGCCCTCGGCTCCGGCGTGACGACGATGCTTGGCGGCGGCTTCGGCGGCGGCGCGACGACCTGCACGCCCGGACCCGAGAACGTCAAACGGTTCCTGCAAGCCGCCGAGGCGTGGCCCGTCAACGTCGGCCTCTACGGCAAGGGCAACAGCAGTCGGCCCGCGGCGCTACGCGAACAGATCGAGGCCGGCGCGTGCGGCATGAAACTCCACGAGGACTGGGGGTCGACGCCCGCCGCGATCGACACCTGCCTCGAGGTCGCCGACGAGGAAGACGTCCAGGTCTGTATCCACACGGACACGTTAAACGAGTCGGGCTTCGTCGAGCACACGTTCGATGCGATCGACGGGCGCGCGATCCACACGTTCCACATCGAGGGCGCCGGCGGCGGTCACGCGCCGGACGTCCTCGAGTTGATCGGCCACGAGCACATGCTGCCGTCCTCGACGAACCCGTCGATGCCCTACACCGAGAACACGTTCGACGAGCACCTGGACATGGTGATGGTCTGTCATCACCTCAACCCGGACGTCCCCGAAGACGTCGCGTTCGCCGAGTCCCGGATCCGGGCGGAGACCATCGGCGCGGAGGACGTGCTCCACGACACCGGCGCGATCAGCATGATGACCTCCGACTCCCAGGCGATGGGACGCATGGCGGAGGTCATCAGCCGCACGTGGCAGACCGCCCACAAGATGAAGAACCAGCGCGGGCCGCTGCCGGCCGACGAGGGGACGAACGCGGACAACGCCCGCATCGAACGGTACGTCGCCAAGTACACGATCAACCCGGCGATCACCGCCGGGATCGACGACTACGTCGGCTCGCTCGAGCCCGGAAAGCTCGCGGACATCGTCCTCTGGGAGCCTGGCTTCTTCGGGATCAAGCCGGAGGTCGTCCTCAAGGGCGGGTTCCCGGTCTGGTCCCAGATGGGAGAGGCGAACGGCTCGCTGATGACCTGCGAACCGGTAATCGGCCGCGAACGGGCCGGCGCACAGGGTCGGGCGAGACACGGCCTCTCGGTGACGTTCGTCAGCGAGGCGGCGAGCGAGAACGACGTGGGCGAGGCCTACGGCCTCGAGACGCCGGTCCGGCCGGTCAGCGACACGCGGGAGGTCCGGAAGTCGGACATGCTACACAACGACCACTGCCCGGACGACATCGAGATCGACGCCCAGACGTTCGAAGTGAAAGTCGACGGCGAGCACGTCACCTGCGACCCGGCGGAGGAAGTGCCGCTCGCACAGCGATACCTGCTCTGA
- a CDS encoding guanosine monophosphate reductase — translation MDELRTGLSYGDVLLVPQRSPVDSRSDVDLSTNLTPNIELETPLVSAAMDTVTESDLAIALAESGGIGTIHRFLTVDEQAAEVETVADAGHPVTAAVGINEDYVDRTAALLEAGASAIVVDVAHGHLERALDATAELRSEFPGAELIAGNVATPDGVEDLYEAGADSVKVGIGPGSHCTTRKVAGAGVPQLTAVDDCAEVARDLGITIVADGGIRTSGDAVKALMAGADTVMMGSLFAGTDEAPSEIVTVDGVRYKRSRGMATTAAAEDRDDKPENVDADEGVEGLTPYKGPAADVAEEFCAGIRSGLSYCGGHTIPAAREKAEFIRVAASAQEREGAHTDDEWETVSVDSVGEAATNADD, via the coding sequence ATGGACGAACTCAGGACGGGACTCAGTTACGGAGACGTGCTACTGGTTCCGCAGCGATCGCCCGTCGACAGCCGCAGCGACGTCGATCTCTCTACGAACCTCACGCCGAACATCGAACTCGAGACGCCGCTGGTTTCGGCCGCGATGGACACCGTTACCGAGAGCGATCTCGCGATCGCGCTCGCCGAGAGCGGCGGGATCGGGACGATCCATCGGTTCCTCACGGTCGACGAGCAGGCCGCGGAAGTCGAGACGGTCGCCGACGCCGGCCACCCCGTCACGGCGGCCGTCGGCATCAACGAGGACTACGTCGACCGGACGGCGGCGCTGCTCGAGGCCGGCGCGTCGGCGATCGTCGTCGACGTCGCCCACGGCCACCTCGAGCGGGCGCTCGACGCGACGGCGGAACTCCGGTCCGAGTTCCCGGGTGCCGAACTGATCGCGGGGAACGTGGCGACGCCGGACGGCGTCGAGGACCTCTACGAAGCGGGTGCCGACAGCGTCAAGGTGGGGATCGGCCCGGGATCGCACTGTACGACCCGAAAGGTCGCAGGGGCGGGCGTCCCGCAGTTGACTGCGGTCGACGACTGCGCCGAGGTCGCGCGGGATCTGGGCATTACCATCGTCGCGGACGGCGGGATCCGGACCTCGGGGGACGCCGTCAAGGCCCTGATGGCCGGCGCGGACACGGTGATGATGGGGAGCCTCTTCGCGGGGACCGACGAGGCACCCAGCGAGATCGTCACGGTCGACGGCGTCAGGTACAAGCGATCCCGCGGGATGGCGACGACGGCGGCCGCCGAGGACCGCGACGACAAGCCCGAAAACGTCGACGCCGACGAGGGAGTCGAGGGGCTGACGCCGTACAAGGGACCCGCGGCGGACGTCGCCGAGGAGTTCTGTGCGGGCATCCGGTCCGGCCTCTCGTACTGCGGCGGGCACACGATCCCCGCGGCCCGCGAGAAGGCGGAGTTCATCCGCGTCGCGGCCAGCGCCCAGGAACGCGAAGGCGCTCACACCGACGACGAGTGGGAGACCGTCAGCGTCGATAGCGTCGGCGAGGCGGCGACGAACGCCGACGACTGA
- a CDS encoding glycoside hydrolase family 15 protein: MTDSEAYPPIESYGVVGNLETCALVGPDGSIDWFPFPHLESPTIFAAILDHDRGGRFRVAPTDAFESERRYVGDTNVLETTFRTEGGTATVTDFMPPAGRVDDPKKVLYRKAACAEGRVELGVDLEPQFDYGRTEPTIEPVEDGILAAGAEERTLLEAPIDLAIEDGRVTGDLTLEAGEDAWFLLRCTGAEDASTDPEAALEETIRFWTDRAHTCGADDCTFAGPWHDEIVRSELVLKLLTHAESGAIAAAPTASLPEDVGGVRNWDYRFNWLRDAGFTVQALLNLGTTDEANDYFDWFMDLCQADEPAAIQPLYGLHGESDLEERELDHLEGYRGSRPVRIGNGAVEQRQHDVYGELLLAVDEMCRHGRTLADDEWVRIRDIVEYVRGIWTEPDAGIWEVRGGDRHFVHSKVLCWAALDRGIAIATDGDFDAPLDAWRETRAEIRTEVLERGYDEDVGAFVQSYGADALDATALLFPIVGFLPFDDDRIQGTIEAIEAELVEDDVFVSRYDGDDGLPGEEGAFVLCSCWLIDALALSGRIEEATARFETLLEYVNPVGLVAEEIDPESGAHLGNFPQAFSHIGIVNSALYLGYVRGYETPGPAPMGIRLGDPIVDLEE, encoded by the coding sequence ATGACTGACTCCGAAGCGTACCCGCCGATCGAGTCCTACGGCGTCGTCGGGAACCTCGAGACGTGTGCGCTCGTCGGCCCGGACGGCTCGATCGACTGGTTCCCGTTTCCGCACCTCGAGTCGCCGACGATCTTCGCGGCGATCCTGGATCACGACCGCGGCGGCCGGTTCCGGGTGGCGCCCACCGATGCCTTCGAGTCGGAGCGTCGGTACGTCGGGGACACGAACGTCCTCGAGACGACCTTCCGGACCGAGGGCGGCACGGCGACGGTGACGGACTTCATGCCGCCGGCCGGTCGGGTCGACGACCCGAAGAAGGTCCTCTACCGGAAGGCCGCCTGTGCGGAGGGGCGGGTCGAACTCGGGGTCGATCTCGAGCCGCAGTTCGACTACGGCCGCACGGAGCCGACGATCGAACCCGTCGAGGACGGCATCCTCGCCGCGGGCGCGGAGGAACGGACCCTGCTCGAGGCGCCGATCGACCTCGCGATCGAGGACGGCCGGGTCACCGGCGATCTGACGCTCGAGGCGGGGGAGGACGCCTGGTTCCTGCTGCGGTGTACCGGAGCCGAGGACGCGAGCACCGATCCGGAGGCCGCGCTCGAGGAGACGATCCGGTTCTGGACCGACCGGGCGCACACCTGCGGGGCGGACGACTGCACGTTCGCGGGCCCGTGGCACGACGAGATCGTTCGCTCCGAACTCGTCCTGAAGCTCCTAACTCACGCCGAGTCCGGCGCGATCGCGGCCGCGCCGACGGCGTCACTGCCCGAGGACGTCGGCGGCGTCCGCAACTGGGACTACCGGTTCAACTGGCTGCGCGACGCCGGGTTCACCGTCCAGGCGCTGCTGAACCTCGGTACGACCGACGAGGCGAACGACTACTTCGACTGGTTCATGGACCTCTGCCAGGCGGACGAGCCGGCGGCGATCCAGCCCCTGTACGGCCTCCACGGCGAGTCCGACCTCGAGGAACGGGAACTGGATCACCTCGAGGGGTATCGCGGCTCGCGACCGGTCCGGATCGGCAACGGGGCCGTCGAGCAACGCCAACACGACGTCTACGGCGAACTTCTGCTGGCAGTCGACGAAATGTGCCGTCACGGGCGAACGCTCGCGGACGACGAGTGGGTTCGAATCCGGGACATCGTCGAGTACGTCCGCGGGATCTGGACCGAGCCGGACGCGGGCATCTGGGAGGTCCGGGGCGGCGACCGCCACTTCGTCCACTCGAAGGTCCTGTGCTGGGCCGCGCTCGACCGGGGAATCGCGATCGCGACCGACGGCGACTTCGACGCGCCGCTGGACGCCTGGCGGGAGACGCGCGCGGAAATCCGGACCGAGGTCCTCGAGCGCGGGTACGACGAGGACGTCGGGGCCTTCGTCCAGTCCTACGGAGCAGACGCCCTCGACGCGACGGCCCTGCTGTTCCCGATCGTCGGCTTCCTGCCGTTCGACGACGACCGGATCCAGGGGACGATCGAGGCCATCGAGGCGGAGCTGGTCGAGGACGACGTCTTCGTGTCCCGCTACGACGGCGACGACGGTCTACCGGGCGAGGAGGGAGCGTTCGTGCTCTGTTCCTGCTGGTTGATCGACGCGCTCGCGCTCTCGGGCCGCATCGAGGAGGCGACCGCCCGGTTCGAGACGTTGCTCGAGTACGTGAACCCGGTCGGCCTCGTCGCGGAGGAAATCGACCCCGAAAGCGGCGCACACCTCGGGAACTTCCCCCAGGCGTTCAGCCACATCGGGATCGTCAACAGCGCCCTCTACCTCGGCTACGTCCGGGGGTACGAGACCCCGGGGCCCGCTCCGATGGGAATTCGCCTCGGGGACCCGATCGTGGACCTCGAGGAGTGA
- a CDS encoding alpha/beta fold hydrolase, translating into MDYERWSERQESTTIGVDEHDLEVAYYDEGSGEPVVFCHGIPTASFLWRHAAPELADDYRVIAPDMVGYGNSATHDGFDRSIRAQEELIAGLVDRLDLGTVSFVGHDLGGGVGLRYAAHRPDEVSKLVLSNAVCYDSWPIEQIVDLGLPATIEGMSVDDLQKTLRGLYRETLYGDDPDEAFVEGMVSQWDSEEAMVSLSRNAIGTNTSHTTEIDPADVTAETLLLWGAEDEFQPIEYAERLADDVDDAEVVGLNDAYHWVPEDRPDAYTEHLAEFLAS; encoded by the coding sequence ATGGACTACGAGCGTTGGTCCGAGAGACAGGAGTCGACGACGATCGGGGTCGACGAGCACGACCTCGAGGTCGCCTACTACGACGAGGGGTCGGGAGAACCGGTGGTGTTCTGTCACGGAATTCCGACCGCTTCGTTCCTGTGGCGCCACGCCGCGCCAGAACTGGCCGACGACTATCGGGTGATCGCGCCCGACATGGTCGGGTACGGAAACTCGGCGACCCACGATGGGTTCGATCGCTCGATCCGCGCCCAGGAGGAGCTGATCGCCGGCCTGGTCGATCGACTGGATCTCGGGACGGTCTCGTTCGTCGGCCACGACCTCGGCGGGGGCGTCGGCCTCCGGTACGCGGCCCATCGGCCCGACGAGGTGTCGAAACTGGTGCTCTCGAACGCAGTCTGTTACGACTCCTGGCCGATCGAGCAGATCGTCGATCTCGGTTTGCCGGCGACGATCGAGGGGATGAGCGTCGACGACCTCCAGAAAACTCTCCGCGGCCTCTACAGGGAGACCCTCTACGGCGACGATCCCGACGAAGCGTTCGTCGAGGGTATGGTCTCGCAGTGGGACTCCGAGGAAGCGATGGTCTCGCTGTCGCGAAACGCGATCGGGACCAACACCAGCCACACGACGGAGATCGATCCGGCCGACGTGACGGCCGAGACGCTCCTGCTCTGGGGGGCCGAGGACGAGTTCCAGCCGATCGAGTACGCCGAACGCCTCGCGGACGACGTCGACGACGCCGAGGTGGTCGGACTGAACGACGCCTATCACTGGGTGCCGGAGGATCGGCCCGACGCCTACACCGAGCACCTCGCGGAGTTTCTGGCGTCCTGA
- the ureE gene encoding urease accessory protein UreE, with translation MERIDGIVGNVHADDDLVAARDAHDERGTLERVVVDADERRRSRFRATTDAGTDVGVVVDRAAVSAGDVLHLTDERMIVVAFEPRDALAVDLPRATDERLEAAIELGHRIGNQHWDLAVEDGVAYVPLAADRHIVERVVSDVVPGSTVSETTVEADLFVTDADGAKAGHGHGGGHEHGHEHTHDHDHSSTHDHDHSGTHDHDHSSTHDHGDGDHSHTHHDHDP, from the coding sequence ATGGAGCGAATCGACGGCATCGTCGGCAACGTCCACGCCGACGACGACCTCGTGGCCGCCCGCGACGCCCACGACGAGCGGGGCACGCTCGAGCGCGTCGTCGTCGACGCGGACGAGCGCCGCCGGTCGCGGTTCCGGGCGACGACCGACGCCGGGACGGACGTCGGCGTCGTGGTCGATCGCGCCGCGGTATCGGCGGGGGACGTCCTCCACCTCACTGACGAGCGGATGATCGTCGTCGCGTTCGAACCCCGGGACGCCCTCGCCGTCGACCTCCCTCGGGCGACCGACGAACGGCTCGAGGCGGCGATCGAACTCGGCCACCGGATCGGCAACCAGCACTGGGATCTGGCGGTCGAGGACGGCGTGGCGTACGTCCCGCTCGCGGCCGACCGACACATCGTCGAGCGGGTGGTATCGGACGTGGTTCCGGGATCGACGGTCAGCGAGACGACCGTGGAGGCAGACCTGTTCGTCACGGACGCCGACGGAGCGAAGGCAGGGCACGGCCATGGCGGTGGTCACGAACACGGGCACGAGCACACCCACGACCACGATCACTCCAGCACCCACGACCACGATCACTCCGGCACCCACGACCACGATCACTCCAGCACCCACGACCACGGCGACGGCGACCACTCACACACCCACCATGACCACGACCCCTGA